In a single window of the Elaeis guineensis isolate ETL-2024a chromosome 8, EG11, whole genome shotgun sequence genome:
- the LOC140859714 gene encoding uncharacterized protein codes for MGMSEEEMLVQMVHDFIESDASSMPTPIPSSSQAFSLHHHTCLLLEGILGSATDAEMEVFEKAVKYVREMGDERKKSCVKKRLMMKLRMDGYQASLCRSSWVATLECPGGDYEYVDIVMAEENGASCRLIVDIDFRSQFELARPTSAYTQLSNILPPIFVGKEEKLKKVVSLLCSAAQQSLKERGLHIPPWRKSSYMQSKWLSCCQKVSTIPYLNILSTKELFQTGMSGFSQAEVRGSRPKGRQGSGLSSQFSDLSINCC; via the exons ATGGGTATGTCAGAAGAAGAGATGCTGGTCCAAATGGTGCATGACTTCATTGAATCGGATGCATCATCCATGCCCACCCCCATTCCATCCTCCTCGCAGGCCTTTTCTCTCCACCACCACACATGCCTCCTTCTAGAG GGGATACTTGGAAGTGCTACAGATGCTGAGATGGAGGTTTTTGAGAAGGCCGTAAAGTATGTGAGAGAGATGGGAGATGAAAGGAAGAAGAGCTGTGTAAAGAAGAGGCTAATGATGAAATTGAGAATGGATGGTTATCAGGCTTCCCTATGTAGATCTTCTTGGGTTGCAACGTTGGAGTGTCCTGGAG GGGATTACGAGTATGTAGATATTGTGATGGCAGAGGAAAATGGTGCCTCATGCAGGCTAATAGTGGACATAGATTTCAGGTCCCAGTTTGAACTGGCCAGACCCACCTCAGCCTACACCCAACTCTCCAATATCCTCCCTCCAATCTTTGTTGGCAAAGAGGAGAAGCTTAAGAAGGTGGTCTCCCTCCTATGCTCAGCTGCGCAGCAGTCTTTAAAAGAAAGGGGCCTCCACATCCCTCCATGGAGGAAGTCCAGCTACATGCAGTCCAAATGGCTCTCATGCTGCCAAAAAGTCTCCACCATCCCCTACCTCAACATCTTGTCCACTAAGGAATTGTTCCAAACAGGAATGAGTGGCTTCTCCCAAGCCGAAGTTAGGGGAAGTAGGCCCAAGGGGAGACAAGGGTCTGGCTTGTCAAGCCAGTTCTCTGACCTTAGCATAAATTGTTGCTGA